A stretch of the Sulfurimonas sp. HSL-1656 genome encodes the following:
- the pheS gene encoding phenylalanine--tRNA ligase subunit alpha: MQEWYDAIASAQSVDKLEEIRIAVFGKKGVLAAEFAKMKSVPSEEKGAFAKELNEHKAGLTEAFNARREILALEALEAGMKAEAIDVTLFGRGSERGALHPVMQTMDRIVEYFVAMNFSVKTGPMVEDDFHNFEALNLPKYHPARDMQDTFYFKDEMLLRTHTSPVQIRTMKREKPPIRMIAPGAVFRRDYDLTHTPMFHQVEGLLVDEEGKVSFANLKFILEDFLKYMFGDVEVRFRPSFFPFTEPSAEVDISCIFCGGDGCRVCSKTGWLEVLGCGIVDPNVFKAVGYENVSGYAFGLGVERFAMLIHRIGDLRSLFEGDIRLLEQFK; encoded by the coding sequence TTGCAGGAGTGGTATGACGCCATTGCGTCGGCGCAGAGTGTCGACAAGCTTGAAGAGATCCGTATTGCGGTGTTCGGGAAAAAAGGGGTGCTCGCGGCTGAGTTCGCGAAGATGAAGTCCGTTCCCAGCGAGGAGAAGGGGGCTTTTGCCAAGGAGCTGAACGAGCATAAGGCCGGTCTGACCGAGGCCTTCAATGCCCGTAGAGAGATCCTGGCCCTCGAGGCGCTCGAGGCGGGTATGAAAGCGGAGGCGATCGACGTCACGCTGTTCGGACGCGGGAGCGAACGCGGTGCGCTGCACCCGGTGATGCAGACGATGGACCGCATCGTCGAATATTTTGTCGCCATGAACTTCTCGGTCAAAACCGGGCCGATGGTCGAAGATGATTTCCACAACTTCGAGGCGCTGAACCTGCCCAAGTACCACCCGGCACGTGACATGCAGGATACGTTTTATTTCAAAGACGAGATGCTGCTGCGTACCCACACCTCCCCGGTACAGATCCGCACGATGAAGCGCGAGAAGCCGCCGATCCGCATGATCGCGCCGGGTGCCGTATTCCGCCGCGACTACGACCTGACGCACACCCCGATGTTCCACCAGGTCGAGGGGCTCCTCGTCGACGAAGAGGGCAAGGTCTCCTTCGCGAACCTGAAGTTCATCCTCGAGGACTTCCTCAAGTACATGTTCGGCGATGTCGAAGTCCGCTTCCGCCCGAGCTTCTTTCCGTTCACGGAACCGTCCGCGGAAGTCGATATCAGCTGTATCTTCTGCGGCGGCGACGGCTGCCGCGTCTGTTCGAAGACAGGCTGGCTGGAAGTCCTGGGGTGCGGGATCGTCGATCCCAACGTCTTCAAGGCGGTCGGCTATGAAAACGTCAGCGGCTATGCCTTCGGCCTCGGCGTGGAGCGTTTTGCGATGCTGATCCACCGTATCGGGGATCTGCGGTCGCTGTTTGAGGGCGATATCAGACTTCTGGAGCAGTTCAAATGA